Proteins co-encoded in one Arachis stenosperma cultivar V10309 chromosome 7, arast.V10309.gnm1.PFL2, whole genome shotgun sequence genomic window:
- the LOC130940687 gene encoding uncharacterized protein LOC130940687 produces MCSSKAKVTVGIEATNINTAATMARINGRPVLQPTCNRVPSLVERRNSIKKVLSPPLLPGKVGSLTTPPVSPKSKSPRPPAVKRSSGGSDGNNGLNSSSEKIVIPRSSVTKAPSLERKKSKSFKEGSCVVEASLSYSSSLITDSPGSIAAVRREQMALQQAQRKMRIAHYGRSKSAKFERVVVPLPDPSSTTLPSKIIDEEKRCSFITPNSDPIYIAYHDEEWGVPVHDDKMLFELLVLSGAQVGSDWTSTLKKRQDFRAAFSEFDAEIVANLTDKQMMSISSEYGIDISKVRGVVDNANRILEVKKDFGSFEKYIWGFVNNKPISTQYKFGHKIPVKTSKSESISKDMVRRGFRFVGPTVVHSFMQASGLTNDHLITCHRHLQCTLLAAARPYCGTP; encoded by the exons atgtgCAGCTCCAAGGCCAAGGTAACCGTAGGCATAGAAGCCACCAACATCAACACCGCCGCAACCATGGCCAGAATCAACGGCAGGCCGGTTCTTCAACCAACATGCAACCGCGTTCCAAGCCTCGTCGAGAGGCGGAACTCCATCAAGAAAGTGTTGTCTCCGCCGCTTCTTCCAGGAAAAGTAGGCTCGTTGACGACGCCGCCGGTTTCTCCGAAATCAAAGTCACCAAGGCCACCGGCGGTGAAGAGATCGTCCGGAGGCAGTGACGGCAACAACGGCCTCAACTCGAGCTCCGAGAAGATTGTGATCCCGAGAAGCTCGGTTACAAAGGCTCCGAGCTTGGAGAGGAAGAAGTCGAAGAGCTTCAAGGAAGGATCTTGTGTTGTTGAGGCGTCGCTGAGTTACTCTTCGTCGTTGATAACTGACTCGCCGGGGAGCATTGCGGCGGTTAGGAGGGAGCAGATGGCGCTTCAGCAGGCTCAGAGGAAGATGAGGATCGCTCATTACGGAAGATCAAAGTCTGCAAAGTTTGAAAGAGTTGTTGTTCCTCTTCCTGATCCCTCTTCAACCACTCTTCCTTCTAAAATTATTGACGAGGAGAAGAGGTGCAGCTTTATCACACCAAATTCAG ATCCAATCTATATTGCCTATCATGATGAAGAGTGGGGAGTTCCAGTTCATGATGACAA GATGCTGTTTGAACTTCTAGTTTTAAGCGGTGCTCAAGTTGGATCTGATTGGACCTCAACCTTGAAGAAACGTCAAGATTTCAG GGCTGCATTTTCAGAATTTGATGCAGAAATCGTGGCAAACTTGACTGATAAGCAAATGATGTCTATAAGTTCGGAATATGGCATTGATATCAGCAAAGTTCGAGGAGTTGTTGATAATGCTAACCGAATTTTAGAG GTCAAAAAAGACTTTGGATCATTTGAGAAATACATATGGGGGTTTGTGAATAACAAACCAATCAGCACCCAATACAAATTTGGACACAAGATCCCAGTAAAGACCTCAAAATCAGAGAGCATAAGCAAAGACATGGTTAGGAGAGGGTTCAGGTTCGTTGGTCCAACAGTGGTTCACTCATTCATGCAGGCATCTGGTCTAACTAATGACCACTTAATCACATGCCATAGGCACTTGCAATGCACCTTGCTTGCAGCAGCAAGGCCTTACTGTGGTACTCCATAG